Proteins from a single region of Chryseobacterium sp. W4I1:
- a CDS encoding CPCC family cysteine-rich protein, whose translation MIELDLNSAINILSLDEYSKMTIEEREKMIDEEDFNREDLFEYIKDRYIGIKLSYIEEKVKNLYQLSINVNGNPKELYICSCCNYKTIRERGNYEICRVCFWEDDGGNDESKYSHVNHMTLKEAKDNFKTKGAILENFLKFVDTEGGLKYYKNDTLTELR comes from the coding sequence ATGATAGAATTAGATTTAAATTCAGCTATAAATATATTATCATTAGATGAGTATTCAAAGATGACAATTGAAGAACGTGAAAAAATGATCGATGAGGAAGACTTTAATAGAGAAGACTTATTTGAATACATAAAAGATAGATATATTGGAATAAAATTATCATATATAGAGGAAAAAGTCAAAAATTTGTATCAATTATCAATTAATGTTAATGGTAATCCAAAAGAATTATATATATGCTCTTGTTGTAATTACAAAACAATTCGTGAAAGAGGGAATTATGAAATTTGTAGAGTGTGCTTTTGGGAAGATGATGGAGGCAATGATGAGTCTAAGTATAGTCATGTAAATCATATGACATTAAAAGAGGCAAAAGATAATTTTAAAACAAAAGGAGCTATTTTAGAAAATTTTTTAAAATTCGTAGATACTGAAGGCGGATTGAAATATTATAAGAATGATACTTTAACAGAATTACGCTAA
- a CDS encoding phytase: MKKISFIIGLAIFPLVINCTGQQHLGQKIKPSVITETVMHDTDDPAIWINPENASKSIIIGTDKDTDGGLYAFDLNGKIISKAPGLKRPNNVDLEYGFMLNGKKTDIAAVTERETNMVKLYNLPDLKEVGGFSVFDGETERSPMGISMYKNPATGEIYAVVGRKSGPADGYLWQYKLTEKDGKITGEVIRKFGKYSGLKEIESIAVDDAMGYIYYSDEQFGVHQYYADPTKGNEELLVFGKGDFKSDVEGISIYPTSAEAGYILVSNQQKDTFNVYLRENPAKGRIAEIPVSTSESDGSEVTNVNLGSLFPKGVFVAMSNGKVFHFYDWRVIEERIKLAGKAEK, encoded by the coding sequence ATGAAAAAGATATCATTTATTATAGGTCTGGCAATTTTTCCATTGGTAATCAATTGTACGGGACAGCAACATTTGGGACAAAAAATAAAGCCTTCGGTAATTACCGAAACAGTAATGCATGACACGGATGATCCCGCGATCTGGATCAATCCTGAAAACGCTTCAAAAAGTATCATTATCGGGACGGATAAGGATACAGACGGCGGTCTTTATGCTTTCGACCTGAACGGAAAGATCATCAGTAAAGCACCGGGATTAAAGCGTCCGAACAATGTAGACCTTGAATATGGTTTTATGCTGAACGGAAAGAAAACGGATATTGCCGCCGTAACGGAAAGGGAAACCAATATGGTAAAGCTTTACAATCTTCCCGATTTAAAGGAAGTCGGTGGATTTAGCGTATTTGACGGTGAAACGGAACGAAGTCCGATGGGAATTTCAATGTATAAAAATCCTGCTACAGGAGAAATCTATGCTGTTGTGGGAAGAAAATCGGGCCCGGCAGACGGTTATCTCTGGCAGTATAAACTTACTGAAAAAGACGGAAAAATAACGGGTGAAGTGATACGCAAATTTGGAAAATACAGCGGTCTGAAGGAGATCGAAAGTATTGCCGTGGATGATGCAATGGGTTATATTTACTATTCTGACGAACAGTTTGGGGTACATCAATATTACGCTGATCCAACTAAGGGAAATGAGGAACTTCTTGTTTTTGGAAAAGGTGATTTTAAGTCTGATGTGGAGGGTATTTCGATCTACCCTACTTCAGCTGAAGCGGGATATATTCTGGTCTCTAATCAGCAGAAAGACACTTTTAATGTATATCTCAGAGAAAATCCAGCCAAGGGAAGAATTGCAGAAATTCCGGTTTCCACCAGTGAAAGTGATGGTTCCGAGGTAACGAATGTGAATTTAGGATCTCTATTTCCAAAAGGGGTATTTGTAGCCATGAGCAATGGGAAGGTATTTCATTTTTATGACTGGAGGGTTATTGAGGAGAGGATCAAACTAGCTGGAAAGGCTGAGAAGTAA
- a CDS encoding TonB-dependent receptor yields the protein MKKIFTSILFCASIFFYAQTGTVSGNINDNSKLSLPGAKISLIPGNIYTTSDDHGNFVFLNVPPGNYTMKVDYLGYGTSEYNVTVEAERNTRQNIIFTKKETEIAEVVVSGATLKNQARALNKQKNNANITNVISSDQMGRFPDANIGDALKRVPGITIQNDQGEARNLIIRGLAPNLNSVTLNGDRIPSAEGDNRNVQMDLIPSDMISTIEVNKTLTPDMDADAIGGSVNLITRASPNGQRISATLAGGYNSIREKGNYTAGFVYGNRFLNKKLGAVFSFSYNNNNFGSDNIEPTWSQANDPAQTVYISKMGVRYYNEHRIRHSFDLNMDYEFNSKNKIYASAMYNFRTDKENRFALGYKIKPVYNDDETEITGWKGSITRQNKSGDFNNDNTRLERQKVQNYALRGEHLLGSKIDLDWSMNYATASEKKPHERYIEFENGKMTFSSDLSDPERPMVTPLSADNLGVYKLSDLSDSNSFTQEKEYGAKVNVRFPFSVINDQKGRLRAGLRLRLKEKERNNDYYAFEPLNDMGSLLSVPTLHFDGQNFQPGNYVPGTFVDPSYLGSLDLFNANLFKGESKPEEFLSSNYTAKENIYAGYIRWDQDFNDKLSMIVGARIETTKIDYTGNYVLNEEDLEGKINRTNTYTNVLPNLSFKYVPVQDLVLRAAITTALARPNYYSLVPYLNVISADETIAAGNPDLKATYAYNFDFMAEKYFKSVGILSGGVFYKNLKDFIYTYSRRNYTSGDFGNDFAGQSNPIPAGENNWRFTQQRNGDNVDIYGFEIALQRQLDFIPGAFWKGLGVYVNYTYTKSKAKGITNEDGLERTDVGLPGAAPHMFNGSLSWENKRFSARVSMNYASHYIDELGGKSFEDRYYDKQVFLDANASYKITSQLRVFAEANNLTNQPLRYYQGIQSRTAQVEYYRPRYTMGLKFDF from the coding sequence ATGAAGAAAATTTTTACCTCCATTTTGTTTTGTGCATCCATCTTTTTCTATGCACAGACCGGTACTGTTTCAGGAAACATCAATGACAATTCCAAATTATCTTTGCCGGGTGCAAAAATCTCTCTGATACCGGGAAACATTTATACAACCTCCGATGATCACGGTAATTTTGTGTTCCTGAATGTCCCACCGGGAAATTATACCATGAAAGTGGATTATCTGGGCTATGGTACCAGTGAATATAATGTGACTGTAGAAGCTGAAAGGAATACAAGACAGAATATCATTTTCACAAAAAAGGAAACGGAAATTGCAGAAGTGGTGGTAAGCGGAGCAACGCTGAAAAATCAGGCCAGAGCACTAAACAAGCAGAAAAACAATGCCAATATCACAAACGTAATCTCATCTGACCAGATGGGACGTTTTCCTGATGCCAATATCGGTGATGCACTAAAGCGTGTTCCCGGGATCACCATACAAAATGATCAGGGTGAAGCAAGAAACCTGATCATCAGAGGCCTTGCTCCAAATCTGAACTCAGTGACATTGAATGGTGACAGGATTCCTTCTGCTGAAGGGGATAACCGTAATGTACAGATGGATCTTATTCCCTCTGATATGATTTCTACCATTGAAGTGAATAAAACCCTTACTCCGGATATGGATGCTGATGCCATCGGAGGTTCGGTGAATCTTATTACAAGAGCTTCTCCAAACGGCCAGAGGATTTCAGCTACATTGGCAGGCGGATATAATTCGATTCGCGAAAAAGGAAATTATACGGCAGGATTCGTTTATGGAAACCGTTTCCTGAACAAGAAATTAGGCGCTGTTTTCAGTTTCTCTTATAACAATAATAATTTTGGTTCTGATAATATTGAACCGACCTGGAGCCAGGCGAATGATCCGGCACAGACGGTGTATATCAGTAAAATGGGCGTCCGTTATTATAATGAACACCGCATCAGGCACAGTTTTGACCTGAATATGGATTATGAATTCAATTCCAAGAATAAAATCTATGCTTCAGCGATGTACAATTTCAGAACGGATAAGGAAAACAGGTTTGCATTGGGATATAAAATAAAACCAGTTTATAATGATGACGAAACAGAGATCACAGGATGGAAAGGAAGTATCACAAGACAGAATAAAAGTGGCGACTTTAATAATGATAATACCCGTCTTGAAAGACAGAAGGTTCAAAATTATGCTTTGAGAGGTGAACATCTTCTGGGTTCAAAGATCGATCTGGACTGGTCTATGAATTATGCAACGGCCAGCGAAAAGAAACCTCATGAGCGGTATATAGAGTTTGAAAATGGAAAGATGACTTTCTCTTCAGATCTTAGTGATCCGGAAAGACCAATGGTTACTCCCCTTTCTGCGGATAATTTAGGCGTTTATAAATTGAGCGATCTTTCAGACTCCAACAGTTTTACGCAAGAGAAGGAATATGGGGCGAAGGTTAATGTACGGTTTCCGTTTTCTGTGATCAATGACCAGAAAGGAAGACTTCGGGCAGGTCTCCGTTTACGCCTGAAAGAAAAGGAGCGGAACAATGATTATTATGCTTTTGAGCCCCTGAATGATATGGGAAGTCTGTTGTCTGTGCCTACGCTTCATTTTGACGGTCAGAATTTTCAGCCGGGAAATTATGTCCCGGGAACTTTTGTGGATCCTTCTTATCTGGGTAGCTTGGATTTGTTTAATGCCAATTTATTTAAAGGAGAATCCAAACCGGAAGAATTTCTTTCAAGTAATTATACGGCTAAAGAAAACATCTATGCAGGATATATCAGATGGGATCAGGATTTCAACGATAAGCTCTCTATGATCGTTGGAGCACGTATTGAAACCACAAAGATTGATTATACAGGAAATTACGTGCTGAATGAGGAAGATCTTGAAGGGAAGATCAACCGTACCAATACATATACGAATGTGCTTCCCAATCTTTCTTTCAAATATGTTCCTGTTCAGGATCTTGTACTTCGGGCTGCTATTACAACAGCTTTAGCCCGTCCGAATTATTATTCGCTGGTGCCTTACCTGAATGTGATTTCGGCAGATGAAACCATAGCAGCCGGAAATCCTGATCTGAAGGCTACTTACGCCTATAATTTCGACTTTATGGCAGAAAAATACTTTAAATCTGTAGGAATTCTTTCAGGGGGTGTTTTTTATAAGAATCTGAAGGATTTTATTTATACCTATTCGAGAAGAAATTATACATCAGGGGATTTTGGAAATGATTTTGCAGGACAGTCCAACCCTATTCCTGCAGGAGAAAATAACTGGAGATTTACACAACAGCGTAATGGTGACAATGTAGATATTTACGGTTTCGAGATAGCATTGCAACGTCAGCTTGACTTTATTCCAGGGGCTTTCTGGAAGGGCCTTGGTGTCTATGTGAATTATACGTACACGAAATCAAAAGCAAAAGGGATCACGAATGAGGATGGTCTGGAAAGAACGGATGTAGGACTTCCCGGAGCTGCTCCACATATGTTCAACGGATCTCTTTCATGGGAGAACAAACGTTTTTCGGCAAGAGTTTCTATGAATTATGCTTCTCATTATATTGATGAGTTGGGCGGAAAATCATTTGAAGACCGCTATTATGACAAGCAGGTGTTTCTTGATGCCAATGCATCTTACAAAATTACAAGCCAGCTGAGAGTTTTTGCCGAAGCCAATAATTTAACTAATCAGCCGTTACGATACTATCAGGGAATCCAGAGCAGAACGGCACAGGTGGAATATTACCGTCCAAGATACACGATGGGATTGAAATTTGATTTTTAA
- a CDS encoding DUF6624 domain-containing protein → MNEAFSKELIELAQKDLSVREKLASEGKLSGGYHPEMELVHRDNAQRLRQIIKEIGFPTISKVGVEGSDAAWLIIQHSISEPEFMKECLRMMMENRSNVSPANMAYLHDRIEVFQSRPQRYGTQLTAEGIQYPVEDKSKLNEMRLEMNLPAFSHEEINRIPNVESILEIDEKDTDYTVWRKNVGWIV, encoded by the coding sequence ATGAACGAAGCATTTTCAAAAGAATTAATTGAACTGGCACAAAAAGATTTGTCAGTAAGAGAAAAACTGGCTTCTGAGGGAAAACTTTCCGGAGGTTATCATCCTGAAATGGAACTTGTGCATAGGGATAATGCGCAAAGGCTCCGGCAGATCATTAAAGAAATTGGTTTTCCAACTATTTCAAAAGTAGGAGTGGAAGGAAGTGATGCGGCATGGCTGATTATTCAGCACTCTATTAGTGAGCCTGAATTCATGAAAGAATGTTTAAGAATGATGATGGAAAATAGAAGTAATGTAAGTCCTGCAAATATGGCGTACCTGCATGACCGGATTGAGGTTTTCCAGAGCAGGCCCCAACGATATGGTACACAGCTGACAGCAGAGGGAATACAATATCCGGTAGAAGATAAAAGTAAACTTAATGAAATGCGATTGGAAATGAATTTGCCTGCTTTTTCTCACGAAGAGATCAATAGGATTCCCAATGTGGAAAGTATTTTGGAAATAGACGAAAAAGATACAGATTATACTGTCTGGAGAAAGAATGTAGGGTGGATAGTCTAG
- a CDS encoding site-specific integrase, which translates to MNKTFNLLFFIKKNKIRTNGTAPIYLRITIDGKAADIAAKRYIDPQKWDVKAHKAVGNSQEAKTLNVYLKTLEQQVYDSHYVMLKEDNNVTAVGLKSKLLGTDIEQRMLIPIFQEHNDKVEALVGQDFAPGTLERYKTSLKHTQEFINWKYKTSDIDIKAIDHAFIMDYDFWLRSVRKCGNNTAVKYIKNFKKIIRLCMAYGWLNKDPFLGYKAKLKAVERPFLSKEEIQTMYEKEFVSDRLTQVRDVFLFCCYTGLAYVDVKKLTKSHINIGIDGEQWIFTHRQKTDTSTRVPLLPVAKELVLRYENHPQCVNSNVLFPVVSNQIMNSYLKEIASVCGINKELTFHIARHTFATTVTLSNGIPIESVSKMLGHTNIKTTQHYAKILDKKVSDDMLALRKRLKDQKSNRI; encoded by the coding sequence ATGAACAAAACATTCAACCTGTTATTCTTTATAAAAAAGAATAAAATCAGAACAAACGGAACTGCTCCCATCTACTTAAGAATCACGATAGATGGCAAGGCAGCGGACATTGCCGCTAAAAGATACATCGACCCACAGAAATGGGATGTTAAAGCCCATAAAGCAGTTGGAAACTCTCAGGAGGCGAAAACACTTAATGTCTATCTTAAAACTTTGGAACAGCAAGTTTACGATTCACACTACGTAATGTTAAAAGAGGATAACAATGTAACGGCAGTTGGTTTAAAATCTAAACTGCTTGGAACTGATATTGAGCAAAGAATGCTAATTCCTATCTTTCAAGAGCATAATGATAAGGTGGAAGCCCTGGTAGGTCAGGATTTTGCCCCCGGAACATTGGAGCGTTATAAAACATCGTTAAAACATACGCAGGAATTCATTAACTGGAAGTATAAAACTTCTGATATCGATATCAAGGCAATTGATCATGCTTTCATAATGGATTACGATTTTTGGCTTCGAAGTGTACGGAAATGCGGAAACAATACCGCGGTGAAATACATTAAGAATTTTAAAAAAATCATCAGACTTTGTATGGCATATGGCTGGCTCAATAAAGACCCCTTTCTTGGTTATAAAGCAAAGCTCAAAGCTGTAGAACGTCCGTTTCTATCCAAAGAAGAAATCCAGACGATGTATGAAAAGGAATTTGTTTCCGATAGATTGACACAAGTAAGGGATGTTTTTCTTTTCTGCTGTTATACGGGTTTAGCTTATGTTGATGTGAAGAAATTGACAAAGTCTCACATTAATATTGGGATTGATGGCGAACAATGGATATTCACCCACCGTCAAAAGACCGACACCTCAACCAGAGTTCCGCTATTACCTGTGGCTAAAGAGCTTGTTTTAAGATATGAGAATCATCCGCAGTGTGTAAACTCAAATGTTCTGTTTCCTGTTGTAAGTAATCAGATTATGAATTCTTATCTTAAAGAAATTGCTAGCGTATGTGGAATCAATAAGGAATTGACATTCCATATCGCAAGACATACATTTGCTACAACAGTTACATTGTCCAATGGTATTCCGATTGAAAGTGTAAGTAAAATGCTGGGTCATACAAATATCAAAACTACGCAGCACTATGCGAAAATTCTAGATAAGAAAGTGAGTGATGATATGTTAGCTTTAAGAAAGAGACTAAAGGATCAAAAGTCTAATAGAATTTAA
- a CDS encoding sulfite exporter TauE/SafE family protein codes for MFFLIIAFIYSLVGFGGGSSYLAVLAMYSLPYQEIRLTALICNVIVVIGGVYIYNKNNQIDWKKILPLTLISVPMAYLGAILKISKETFFLILGITLIIAALLLWLKTETKNAENISANAEASPFKNGFLGGGIGFLSGLVGIGGGIFLSPLLNLMKWDTPRKIAATSSVFILVNSISGIFGQVSKPSVDMNYLRILILCLAVFIGGQIGSRMSLNWNPLIIKRVTAVLVLVAGINVVIKYW; via the coding sequence TTGTTTTTTTTAATCATCGCTTTCATTTATTCTTTAGTTGGATTTGGTGGTGGGTCCAGCTACCTTGCGGTTCTGGCAATGTATAGTCTTCCTTATCAGGAAATACGTTTAACGGCACTTATCTGTAATGTTATTGTGGTAATAGGTGGAGTTTACATTTATAACAAAAATAATCAGATCGATTGGAAAAAAATACTACCTCTTACACTGATAAGTGTTCCCATGGCATATCTAGGTGCTATTTTAAAAATAAGCAAAGAAACTTTTTTTCTGATTTTGGGAATTACTTTAATAATTGCAGCATTGTTGCTGTGGTTAAAAACAGAAACAAAAAATGCAGAAAATATTTCAGCAAATGCAGAAGCCTCCCCGTTCAAAAACGGATTTTTAGGAGGAGGAATCGGTTTTTTATCGGGATTGGTAGGCATTGGCGGCGGAATTTTTCTTTCCCCTTTACTAAATCTAATGAAATGGGATACTCCCCGAAAAATTGCGGCAACATCAAGTGTTTTTATATTGGTAAACTCAATATCAGGGATTTTCGGGCAGGTATCAAAACCATCTGTGGATATGAATTATTTGAGAATTTTAATCTTGTGTCTTGCTGTATTTATTGGCGGACAAATAGGTTCAAGAATGTCTCTGAATTGGAATCCTCTAATCATCAAAAGAGTGACTGCCGTACTGGTTTTGGTAGCCGGGATAAATGTTGTAATAAAATATTGGTAA
- a CDS encoding MoaD/ThiS family protein: MILKILAFGITKEIFGTSEKQIEINEGANIIALKELLEENFPELKKLKSYFIAIDDEYAEDNQILTVSNEIAIIPPVSGG, encoded by the coding sequence ATGATACTTAAAATATTAGCATTTGGAATAACGAAAGAGATTTTCGGAACTTCAGAAAAACAAATAGAAATAAACGAAGGTGCAAATATTATAGCACTCAAAGAGCTTCTGGAAGAAAATTTCCCGGAGCTGAAAAAATTAAAATCGTATTTTATTGCCATTGACGATGAATATGCGGAAGACAATCAGATACTAACAGTCTCTAACGAAATAGCAATAATCCCTCCGGTAAGTGGCGGATAA
- a CDS encoding molybdenum cofactor biosynthesis protein MoaE has protein sequence MVDIKITENVLDLTDCFTLASDAACGGMASFVGTVRNQTEGKSVIRLEYDCYESMAVKEIHKITNKAISLFSVKNIVVHHRTGILFPGDAAIIIVVSDGHRNSVFDACSYMIENIKKTVPIWKKEIFENGEEWVSAHP, from the coding sequence ATGGTTGATATAAAAATAACAGAAAATGTACTGGATCTCACAGATTGTTTTACCCTTGCTTCCGATGCTGCATGTGGAGGGATGGCATCATTCGTAGGAACAGTACGAAATCAGACCGAAGGTAAATCTGTCATTCGTCTGGAATATGATTGCTACGAATCTATGGCAGTTAAGGAAATACATAAAATAACAAATAAAGCCATTTCTTTATTTTCGGTAAAAAATATCGTTGTTCATCACCGTACCGGAATTTTGTTTCCCGGAGATGCAGCCATTATAATAGTAGTGAGCGATGGTCACAGGAATTCTGTTTTTGATGCATGCAGCTATATGATCGAAAATATTAAAAAAACCGTTCCCATCTGGAAAAAAGAAATTTTTGAGAATGGAGAAGAATGGGTTTCCGCACACCCTTAA
- the fdhD gene encoding formate dehydrogenase accessory sulfurtransferase FdhD, with the protein MKTHLLLNKSVKQIEIVKVKDNSSFPYTDDVSVEEPLEIRVSYYAGDKKESKNISVTMRTPGNDAELAIGFLFTEGIISSHQQVKSTYFPEAECSRNSENIVIVELAEGCVPKLMKADRNFYTTSSCGVCGKGSIESIRTVSSFHNLKKGNTALSLETMYQLSEKLQSFQNNFSATGGIHASGMFDLEGNLLALREDVGRHNALDKLIGYALSADLLPLDDKILVLSGRASFELIQKAAMAGIPIVAAIGAPSSLAVDLAKEFDITLLGFLRDNRFNIYHFGSHFTIENLL; encoded by the coding sequence ATGAAAACTCATCTGCTATTAAATAAGTCGGTAAAACAGATAGAAATTGTCAAAGTTAAGGACAACAGCAGTTTTCCTTATACGGATGATGTTTCTGTCGAAGAACCTTTGGAAATCAGGGTTTCTTATTACGCAGGAGATAAAAAAGAGTCTAAAAATATATCTGTAACGATGCGGACTCCAGGAAATGATGCAGAACTGGCAATCGGTTTTTTATTTACGGAAGGAATTATTTCCAGCCATCAACAGGTCAAAAGCACATATTTTCCGGAAGCAGAATGTTCCAGAAACAGTGAAAATATTGTCATTGTTGAGCTTGCAGAAGGTTGTGTTCCCAAGCTTATGAAAGCCGACCGCAACTTTTATACAACTTCGAGTTGCGGTGTATGTGGAAAAGGTTCCATAGAATCCATACGGACAGTAAGCTCATTTCATAACCTGAAAAAAGGAAATACAGCACTCTCTCTCGAAACTATGTATCAATTATCTGAAAAATTACAGTCTTTTCAGAATAATTTCAGCGCTACGGGTGGTATACATGCTTCCGGTATGTTTGATTTGGAAGGCAATCTTCTTGCTTTACGTGAGGATGTAGGAAGGCATAACGCACTGGATAAACTTATAGGATATGCATTATCTGCAGATTTGCTTCCTCTTGACGATAAAATTTTGGTTTTAAGCGGAAGAGCCAGTTTCGAGCTCATTCAGAAAGCAGCAATGGCAGGAATTCCGATTGTTGCAGCAATAGGAGCACCATCCAGCCTTGCAGTAGACTTGGCAAAAGAATTTGATATCACTTTATTAGGCTTTCTCCGGGATAACAGGTTTAATATCTACCATTTCGGCAGCCATTTTACAATTGAAAATTTGTTATGA
- a CDS encoding FdhF/YdeP family oxidoreductase gives MVSIAQAVHGRIQDDERSKLGEYCENGAKALAEEATSKKIDATFFRENSVYDLAKLTDFEISQLGRITEPMYLPKGGTHYQPISWDNAFTKISEKLNALNSPNEAIFYTSGRTSNEATWVYQLFAREFGTNNFPDCSNMCHETSGYALSRSIGIGKGTVKLEDFYDTDLIIIIGQNPGTNSPRMLSALTKGKKNGAKIMAINPLPEAGLKGFRNPQEVRALLNKPYELSDLYLPVRINGDMALLKALQILVLEEEAKNPGKVLDHDFIVNKTAGFNELVEELKLYDLNFLSEECGIPVENLRQAAQMIAAKKRIIICWGMGITQQHNGVEMIYNIVNLLLMKGSIGIRGGGVCPVRGHSNVQGNRTLLINHHPTTEQLDRLEEYYGFKVPREGGYDVVNALKAMHEEKVKFMFCMGGNFLSAAPDTTFTAEAMRKLEMSVIVSIKLNRNHLIHGKEALILPVISRSEKDMINGELQHVSTENSMGVVEWSRGVLEPISKNLINETYVACRMAKAVLGERSAVDWDKFIKSYDAVRNDIEQCIPGFENYNERVVQKGGFYLPNGPRDGIFNSESYPGKAAFNITAVPDNSLADDEYLMGTTRTHDQFNTVVYGLNDRYRGIFNERRVVMMNEKDIEKAGLKEGDHVDLFNYDDGIERIAPLFIIVKYPIPQKSTMTYFPETNVLVSINNVVNGANMPASKYVRIKIRKHNPDIFKKIDDHVIAAAGTSLEQS, from the coding sequence ATGGTTTCGATTGCCCAAGCTGTGCATGGCCGGATCCAGGATGATGAACGTTCCAAATTGGGTGAATACTGTGAAAACGGAGCAAAGGCCTTAGCAGAAGAAGCTACCTCGAAAAAAATAGATGCAACGTTTTTCAGAGAAAATTCAGTGTATGATTTAGCAAAACTAACAGATTTTGAAATCAGCCAGTTGGGAAGAATTACGGAACCAATGTATTTACCGAAAGGAGGAACGCATTATCAGCCGATAAGCTGGGATAATGCCTTTACAAAAATTTCCGAAAAATTAAACGCTTTGAATTCGCCTAACGAAGCTATATTTTATACTTCAGGAAGAACCAGCAACGAAGCAACCTGGGTGTATCAGTTGTTCGCCCGTGAATTCGGAACCAATAATTTTCCGGATTGTTCCAATATGTGTCACGAAACTTCCGGTTATGCGCTTTCAAGAAGCATAGGTATCGGAAAAGGAACCGTAAAGCTAGAAGATTTTTACGATACGGATCTCATCATTATCATCGGTCAGAATCCGGGCACCAATTCACCAAGGATGCTTTCTGCTTTGACCAAAGGAAAGAAAAACGGAGCAAAGATCATGGCAATCAATCCGCTTCCTGAAGCAGGATTAAAAGGTTTCAGAAACCCTCAGGAAGTCCGTGCTCTGCTTAATAAGCCTTATGAATTGTCAGATTTGTACCTTCCTGTAAGGATTAATGGAGATATGGCACTTTTAAAGGCACTTCAGATCCTGGTATTGGAAGAAGAAGCCAAAAATCCGGGGAAAGTTCTTGACCATGATTTTATCGTTAATAAAACTGCAGGCTTCAATGAATTAGTTGAAGAATTAAAATTGTACGACCTCAATTTTTTATCGGAGGAATGTGGTATTCCGGTTGAAAATTTAAGACAAGCTGCACAAATGATTGCTGCAAAAAAACGGATTATCATTTGTTGGGGAATGGGAATCACGCAGCAGCACAACGGTGTGGAAATGATTTACAATATCGTGAACCTCCTGCTGATGAAAGGAAGTATAGGAATTCGGGGTGGAGGAGTTTGCCCCGTTCGAGGTCACAGTAATGTGCAGGGTAACAGAACATTACTTATCAACCACCATCCTACGACTGAACAACTGGACAGACTGGAGGAATATTATGGTTTTAAAGTTCCGAGAGAGGGCGGTTATGATGTTGTGAATGCACTGAAAGCGATGCACGAAGAAAAGGTGAAATTTATGTTCTGTATGGGAGGTAATTTCCTTTCTGCAGCACCGGATACAACCTTTACGGCAGAAGCAATGCGAAAATTAGAAATGTCCGTAATTGTTTCTATAAAATTAAATAGAAATCATCTTATTCATGGGAAAGAAGCCCTTATTTTACCGGTAATTTCCAGAAGTGAAAAAGATATGATAAACGGCGAGCTTCAGCATGTGAGTACGGAAAATTCAATGGGGGTTGTGGAATGGTCAAGAGGTGTTCTGGAGCCAATTTCTAAAAATCTGATCAATGAAACATACGTTGCATGCAGAATGGCAAAAGCTGTTTTGGGTGAACGCTCCGCAGTGGATTGGGATAAATTTATCAAAAGTTATGATGCAGTTCGTAATGATATCGAGCAATGTATTCCCGGATTTGAAAATTATAACGAAAGAGTAGTGCAGAAAGGAGGTTTTTATCTTCCGAACGGACCGAGGGATGGTATTTTCAACAGTGAATCCTATCCGGGAAAAGCAGCCTTTAATATAACAGCAGTACCGGATAATTCGCTTGCAGATGACGAATACCTGATGGGAACGACCAGAACACATGACCAGTTCAATACGGTTGTGTATGGTCTGAATGACCGTTACCGTGGGATTTTCAATGAAAGAAGGGTTGTCATGATGAATGAAAAAGATATTGAGAAAGCCGGTCTAAAAGAAGGCGATCATGTAGACCTTTTCAATTATGATGATGGAATCGAAAGGATTGCTCCTCTTTTTATTATTGTAAAATATCCAATTCCTCAGAAAAGCACAATGACCTATTTCCCGGAAACGAATGTATTGGTATCCATCAATAATGTGGTTAATGGCGCCAATATGCCGGCTTCCAAATATGTCCGTATAAAGATCCGAAAACACAATCCTGATATCTTTAAAAAAATTGATGATCATGTAATTGCTGCAGCCGGAACAAGCCTCGAACAATCATAA